ACAACCCTttattttccagaaaaaaaagttccagcttgttgtgcttttcctaaTAAGTACAGGACTTTATTTCAGTTCTGGAATTGTCAGTGTGAATTAATTTTTCACCTTCTCCAGTACATCTATAACCTTTTCAGAATAGGAAGATTAGGACCTtgaacagtactccaaaagcttcaCTTATGTTTTCCGATTTAGCTAAACTTTATAACGCCACGTCCGACAGAACCAGCCTGACCCCCATAAGGATATGGTGAGTTTTGTGTCCCATTGGCAGCAAAGACATTAATCTCTCTGAGAGAGCCAATGACATGACCAATGAGACAGAAAGAGAATGTGTCAGAAGAAACCACTCAGTTGATTTCTTTCACCAGTCCAGTTTTATACAATGCTCAGGGTCAGTTGTCAGACATTCACTGGGAAACAAATAGGCTGTTCTGTAAAATCTGACTAAAATTAAAACCTGATACAAACAGGCAAAAGAATCCAGAAACATCATTGCAAATATAGAAATTTATCTGTACAGATCTGCAGCGGTAAAGGGGGAGATCTTACTGGTAAATATTACTGTACAATGCAAGGTGTGAGCGGTGTGTGAGCTACAATTACACGACACAGTCCAGTCACAGTGTACATTGTACAACGAACAATGCCCCATGTACACTACAGTGAGTCACAGTCACAGGACAGAGTCATGCGATAAATAACATCCAATATTCCAAGGCTTCTGGGTGTCCTTTATATAtgtatttatatattatatatataattaaagaaacagaaattcTTTGTACAGGTTTTAGAATTCAGTTTGGAGGATTTTGGTGCACAAACTTATGAGAGAGGCTAAAGTTTATAAGAACAGTAGAGCTGGTCAGGTTAAAAACAGCAGCTGTAaagtttttgtgttttttttggtcCAATTTTAGTCTCTTAATAGTTGGAGGACTCAAGATTTGTGCTGATTGGAGACACCCTTCCAGTAATCGAGGATATCATGCAGGTCCTCATCCTTGGCAAATTGCACCTTCTTCCTCAGGGCATGTCCCGCTGCCATGTACTCTTCCTCACTTTCTTTGTGCCTCTTCTTGTGCAGTCTGAAGCGTTCCCAGATTCCCAGAGGCTTGCTGCTATACTCTGGGCTGGATGTGTGGCTGAGATTATGGTACTGAGGCGAGAGTTGGGAGTATGGCATTTCCCGCCGGGGCCGGCTGAGTGGCTCTAGGATGGAGGGTTTGCTGCGACTGATTGGTCCCTCTGGCTGTGCCTGCTCAACCTGGCACCGCCCTGGATATGTGTGGCGGTGCTCGCTGCGCTGCTGTGTCCGTGGGACTGCGGCTGGACTGCTAGCCGCGATCGGAGAGGCCTTCTCGATGTACTGTGCCTCGGATCTGCAGGCATGCCCTGGTACCGAGGTGTCAGAGTGGAAGGATCTGGGACTTTTTGCAGAGCCACTGGAGGAGGTGCTGGGGCGTTTCGGGGTGGCTTCAATACTACTGTGCCTCTGCAGTGGATGGTAACTCTCCTTTGAAATCGGCAACAGGAATCCAGGTTTGCTCTGGGGTTGCTCAGTGATCATTAGCACCTGAGGATCCACTGAGGCCATGGCCCCAGCCTTTCCTCCTTGGAAAGAGCCAGTCTCTGATTTCAGTGCATCAATGCAGTTATTGATGATCTGGTTCACCTTATCCACTTCTTTGGCAATGGTCGAGATCTCTGTGGCAGGACTCCGGCCCTGTCCAACTCCTTCCAAGTCTCTCCGATCAGAATGCTCCCCTGTTCTCACCTCAATATAGTTGCCCTTGGTGGTTTTGGGTGTTTCACTCAGTTCTTGAAGCTTATGTGACTCTGTATCCCCTGACGATGGCAGGAAAGGCATCCTGGGTGCAGCCTCACAGGCTGGCATTGGTTTCTGGACTAATTGAGAGATAGCGCTGGCTTCCATCTCCCCCCCATACTTCAGTTCAATAGCAGTTTTTGTCATGCTGCCAGGTTTCTTGTGCTTTTCGTCTTGTTGTCTCTTCTTGCGCAGGCAGTAATACACCAGGCCAAGTACTATGACCATCCCAAAGAGACAGCCAAGGATAGTCATAATATAGTGCGTGGCAGTTGAAGGTGGGGGCACAGTGcctcttgtcttgttacttcctGTAGAGAACGTGACACAGGTTTGATTGTATCTTAAGGCATTCCGGATAGAAGCCACACAGTATGTGTAGGCAGTATGGGGCTGGAGCCTATCCAGCTTAATTACCTCTTGTTCTGTTTGCAACGTCTTTATATCTGCATAAAAGCTGTTGTTGTATTGCACCAGGATGTACATTTTACTGAATGGCCGGGGGATCTGCACCAACAAGGTGGCACTTGTATAGGTAACCTGTTCCACCTTTATTGCTGGTGAACGTGTTTCACGGGTAGGGGAGTGAAAGGCTATAATAGGAGTGGGATCATCACCTGAGGAGCAGTCTTCAGCTCCACAGGGGCTGTCTGAGGTGGTTGAGGTTGAGGGCATCTGGGTAGGCATGAACTTGGGGTCAAAGGTGTTGATGTCGTCGCATGTTGAGACCAGCAAGCTGTATGCACTTTGTGTCTGGCTTTGGCTCAGCAATGCGTGACCTGCATAACGAGACGGAGATTCACACTGCATCCGATCGTAACTCCTGGTGGTGTTGTTGAACTGCACCAGCCATTTCAAGAAGCCCAGTAGATCACAGGAACAATAAAATGGATTGCCGTAGAGTTCACAAGTGGTGAGTTTGCTGAGACCCAGGAAGGTAGAACTTTCCAAGGTTTGCAACCGGTTCATGGAAAGGTCGATGTTCATTACATTGGGACATTCCCAAAAAGAATTGGGGCTCACCACCTCAATGAGATTGGCCTGGAGATAGAGGTATTCAAGCCTGCCCAGCCCCCGCAGGATTCCCTCCGTGATGTTCCGAAGTTTATTGAATCCCAGTTGCAAAACACGCAGGTTGTACTGAGCAGAGAAGGCTCCATCCTCAATGTAAGAAATATCATTCTTGGTCAGATTGAGTTCTGTCAGgttaccaaacctgctgagcgaGGAATACTGGACGCTTTTGATCTTGTTCTCATTCAGCCGGAGGTCCACTATGGTATTGTTGATGTGCTGAGGAATGGATTCGTATGGTGGTTGGTTTTGGCTACAAATGGCCAGCCACACAAACCCTTTCTCCCCTTCAATGAGCCAGCAGTCACCATAAACACCAGCAGCATTCATCAACGAGGCTAGTGAGACCCAGAGAATGAAACTGTGCAGAGCCATCCCCTTGTGCTCTGGGGGCTTGTGAGCAAAAAGCTTTCAATAGCACTCACCTGCTCAACAAGTTAAAATATTTTGCAGGGCTCAAAGTGTACTCATGTTTTTGAACTGTTAATTAGTAAACTGGGGTGCAGTTATTTGCTTGCTTCATGACATTTTTCTTGTCCAGTTTTTCTCTATACACTGTTCTCTTTGAATTCTTTTGTGCACTGTATCCCCATCTGCAGACATTCCTTGAGATAGTTTCAACAGCTTGTCTTGGTTTTCCTAGGGAAGGGAAGAAAAGACAATATAATAAGGCTGATTTGAGATTGATCTTGATCATAATTAATTCCTATAAGAGTTTGGTCCTTACGTTTATCAGTTTTTCAATTGAAGTATGAAGGATTTATCACGTTTTGTTTTTGCTTGACATTCATGAGGCTTTCTATGGTTTGAAATAGTGgaaattaaatattttggttATTTCAACAAGATGTCCAAAAAACTCCACGCCACTTGAGAACCAGGAGATGGGAGGCATAGGTTTGATTATTCTATCCTACTACAGCCTTCCAATTTTTCAAGAAAACTTATCATTGCAGAGTCATTGCAATATTCCCTCTGCACCCAGATATGAAGAACATCTCTTTTCAGTGACCAcattcaaatttaaaatcaagaGGGATATAAAAAAGATTCACTATTATTTCTTTGCCATGAATCATGAGCAATTGGCTGTCCAGGTGACTCAATCAATAAATTGATATGATATAGACCAGGAAGTTTCAGGTTCAATACTGAGGTTGGTTaatcttaatcaggattttaCAACGAGCCATCACACGCTTAAACTAGAGCGAGGAAAACCAATTAACTGAGTCTGCTCACTATCCATTCAAGAAAGTAGACGTGGTGAATATAAATACCAGACTTAGTTGTGCCAACCTCTATGGTCAAATTGCCTTGCTCACTCTCAAATACAGAGCTCAACTATCTGCTATGCCTTTGTGGAGAACATTCTTCCTTCTGAAGGGTTCAAGTTtaactcaatgagctgaatctAATTCTCCCCAGGGAACAAGTTGTGCAGTGAAGACCTCATATAAATCGGGAGGAAAGCATGAAATAGAGAACTCATCACCTTCTTGAATCTCTTCTTGTCAAGGGCAAGAAGATTGAGAACAGCTTTTCTGTCAATTCCAGTCCTTGTGATCAATTAATGATTACTAAGGGGCCCCTTCACTCTGCCTGGGTGGCTCCAGAGGCTCAGGGTTTGCTCTTGAGTGGAAAACTACTGGAACTACTCCTCTTGCCCTCCGCATCAATCCTTGACCCCTTTCACACCTCTAACCCATCTGCTGGAGGCTGTCGAACTAACTTTGGGGGAATCTGTCCCCTCATCTCTCATCTGGAGCCTTCTGCAGTCCCAACCATTGCCACACTCCTGGTGGCTCTACTG
Above is a genomic segment from Chiloscyllium plagiosum isolate BGI_BamShark_2017 chromosome 21, ASM401019v2, whole genome shotgun sequence containing:
- the elfn1a gene encoding protein ELFN1, with translation MALHSFILWVSLASLMNAAGVYGDCWLIEGEKGFVWLAICSQNQPPYESIPQHINNTIVDLRLNENKIKSVQYSSLSRFGNLTELNLTKNDISYIEDGAFSAQYNLRVLQLGFNKLRNITEGILRGLGRLEYLYLQANLIEVVSPNSFWECPNVMNIDLSMNRLQTLESSTFLGLSKLTTCELYGNPFYCSCDLLGFLKWLVQFNNTTRSYDRMQCESPSRYAGHALLSQSQTQSAYSLLVSTCDDINTFDPKFMPTQMPSTSTTSDSPCGAEDCSSGDDPTPIIAFHSPTRETRSPAIKVEQVTYTSATLLVQIPRPFSKMYILVQYNNSFYADIKTLQTEQEVIKLDRLQPHTAYTYCVASIRNALRYNQTCVTFSTGSNKTRGTVPPPSTATHYIMTILGCLFGMVIVLGLVYYCLRKKRQQDEKHKKPGSMTKTAIELKYGGEMEASAISQLVQKPMPACEAAPRMPFLPSSGDTESHKLQELSETPKTTKGNYIEVRTGEHSDRRDLEGVGQGRSPATEISTIAKEVDKVNQIINNCIDALKSETGSFQGGKAGAMASVDPQVLMITEQPQSKPGFLLPISKESYHPLQRHSSIEATPKRPSTSSSGSAKSPRSFHSDTSVPGHACRSEAQYIEKASPIAASSPAAVPRTQQRSEHRHTYPGRCQVEQAQPEGPISRSKPSILEPLSRPRREMPYSQLSPQYHNLSHTSSPEYSSKPLGIWERFRLHKKRHKESEEEYMAAGHALRKKVQFAKDEDLHDILDYWKGVSNQHKS